A stretch of the Erpetoichthys calabaricus chromosome 3, fErpCal1.3, whole genome shotgun sequence genome encodes the following:
- the LOC114644654 gene encoding LOW QUALITY PROTEIN: craniofacial development protein 2-like (The sequence of the model RefSeq protein was modified relative to this genomic sequence to represent the inferred CDS: deleted 1 base in 1 codon) yields the protein MVPKGMTHSPAGTQKATGEEQRPDTSNCGNCDAPGGNPPGSPGVNAASGEQNSLSFKKTLKIATWNLRSMNQGKSDIVKKEMDRLQIDILGVTELRWTGSSHFQSDDFTVYYSGHDNIRKNGVAFIAQKNTVLAVESYKITSERIMSICLHGKPMNITILLVYAPTTDASEEELERFYSEVQKAVDETPKKDVTYILGDFDVKVGKQAEANIVGSFGLGKRNESGEHLIQLCQENRLRLTNIWFMQPKRRLYTWTSPYGLNQNQIDYVLCSQQWRSSVVAVKTFPGAHCGSDHELLVAKIQVRLCGIKKHTPPKKFDISKIPASYTIEVKKSLLIT from the exons ATGGTGCCCAAAGGTATGACCCACAGTCCGGCGGGTACCCAAAAAGCTACTGGGGAAGAGCAAAGGCCGGACACTAGTAATTGCGGCAATTGTGACGCGCCTGGGGGAAATCCCCCGGGAAGCCCAGGTGTTAATGCAGCCAGCGGTGAACAGAACAGCCTGAGCTTTAAAAAAACGCTCAAAATTGCTACTTGGAATTTGAGAAGTATGAACCAAGGAAAATCAGACATTGTAAAAAAA GAAATGGACAGGCTCCAAATCGATATCCTCGGAGTCACCGAATTACGCTGGACTGGCAGCAGTCATTTTCAATCGGATGATTTCACCGTTTATTATTCTGGTCACGACAACATCAGAAAGAATGGGGTAGCGTTTATTGCGCAGAAAAACACTGTGCTGGCTGTAGAAAGTTACAAAATAACTAGCGAACGCATAATGTCCATCTGCCTGCATGGAAAGCCAATGAACATCACAATTTTGCTGGTATATGCTCCTACAACGGATGCATCAGAAGAAGAACTTGAGCGGTTTTACTCTGAAGTACAAAAAGCTGTTGATGAAACACCGAAGAAGGATGTCACCTACATTTTGGGCGACTTCGATGTGAAAGTAGGCAAGCAAGCAGAAGCCAACATTGTTGGCAGTTTTGGACTAGGCAAGAGGAACGAATCTGGCGAACACCTGATTCAGTTGTGCCAGGAAAACCGATTAAGACTCACAAACATATGGTTCATGCAGCCAAAGCGTCGGCTATACACATGGACATCACCTTATGGATTGAATCAAAACCAGATTGATTATGTCCTTTGCAGTCAGCAATGGAGAAGCTCCGTAGTTGCCGTGAAAACATTCCCTGGAGCACACTGTGGCTCAGACCACGAACTGCTAGTCGCGAAAATCCAGGTGAGACTTTGTGGCATCAAAAAACACACACCACCGAAAAAATTCGATATATCGAAAATACCAGCATCATACACCATCGAGGTAAAAAAATCGCTTTTAATTACTTGA